The following are encoded together in the Bubalus bubalis isolate 160015118507 breed Murrah chromosome 14, NDDB_SH_1, whole genome shotgun sequence genome:
- the EPC1 gene encoding enhancer of polycomb homolog 1 isoform X2: MSKLSFRARALDASKPLPVFRCEDLPDLHEYASINRAVPQMPTGMEKEEESEHHLQRAISAQQVYGEKRDNMVIPVPEAESNIAYYESIYPGEFKMPKQLIHIQPFSLDAEQPDYDLDSEDEVFVNKLKKKMDICPLQFEEMIDRLEKGSGQQPVSLQEAKLLLKEDDELIREVYEYWIKKRKNCRGPSLIPSVKQEKRDGSSTNDPYVAFRRRTEKMQTRKNRKNDEASYEKMLKLRRDLSRAVTILEMIKRREKSKRELLHLTLEIMEKRYNLGDYSGEIMSEVMAQRQPVKPTYTIPLIPIANSSQFKHQEAMDVKEFKVNKQDKADLIRPKRKYEKKPKVLPSSAAAAPQQASPTTLPVFNAKDLNQYDFPSSDEEPLSQVLSGSSEAEEENDPDGPFAFRRKAGCQYYAPHLDQTGNWPWTSPSNGGIGDVRYRYCLTTLTVPQRCIGFARRRVGRGGRVLLDRAHSDYDGVFRHLDLDMLSSPQHSPVNQSANTSETNTSDKCFSKDLSQILVNIKSCRWRHFRPRTPSLHDSDNDELSCRKLYRSVNRTGTAQPGTQTCSTSTQSKSSSGSAHFAFTAEQYQQHQQQLALMQKQQLAQIQQQQATSNSSTTMPQNLASNQQKSGFRLNPHHSHSIQGLETTLQGFVSKTLDSASAQFAASALVTSEQLMGFKMKEDVVLGIGVNGVLPASGVYKGLHLSSTTPTALVHTSPSTAGPALLQPASVTQTAGSHSAPGHPATAANSATTQVLIGNNIRLTVPSSVATVNSITPINARHIPRTLSAVPSSALKLAAAANCQVSKVPSSSSADAVPRENHDSEKPALNNIADNTVAMEVT; the protein is encoded by the exons GAACACCATCTTCAGCGGGCTATTTCAGCACAGCAGGTGTATGGCGAGAAGAGGGATAACATGGTTATACCAGTCCCAGAAGCAGAAAGTAACATCGCTTACTATGAGTCTATATATCCTGGGGAATTCAAGATGCCAAAGCAGCTCATTCACATACAGC CTTTTAGTTTGGATGCTGAGCAGCCCGATTATGATTTGGATTCTGAAGATGAAGTATTTGTGaataaactgaagaagaaaatggacatCTGCCCATTGCAGTTTGAGGAGATGATTGACCGTCTAGAAAAAGGCAGTGGTCAGCAG CCAGTCAGTCTGCAGGAAGCCAAACTACTGCTAAAAGAAGACGATGAATTAATTAGAGAAGTTTATGAATACtggattaaaaagagaaaaaactgtcGAGGTCCGTCTCTTATCCCATCAGTAAAACAAGAGAAGCGAGATGGTTCGAGCACAAATGATCCTTACGTGGCTTTTAGAAGACGAACTGAAAAAATGCAGACGCGGAAA AATCGCAAAAATGATGAAGCCTCTTATGAAAAAATGCTTAAGCTGCGTCGAGACCTAAGCCGGGCTGTTACTATTCTAGAGatgataaaaagaagagaaaagagtaaAAGAGAGCTATTGCACTTAACACTGGAAATTATGGAAAAGAG GTATAATTTGGGTGACTACAGTGGGGAGATCATGTCTGAGGTCATGGCTCAGAGGCAGCCAGTGAAGCCCACATACACCATCCCCCTCATCCCCATCGCCAACAGCAGTCAGTTCAAACACCAGGAGGCGATGGACGTGAAGGAATTTAAAGTTAATAAG CAAGATAAGGCCGATCTTATCCGACCTAAACGTAAATATGAAAAGAAGCCCAAAGTCTTACCttcgtctgctgctgctgctcctcaaCAGGCCAGCCCCACCACGCTGCCGGTTTTCAACGCTAAAGACCTGAACCAGTATGACTTCCCCAGCTCGGACGAAGAGCCTCTCTCCCAG GTTCTGTCTGGCTCTTCAGAAGCTGAGGAAGAGAATGATCCCGATGGCCCTTTTGCTTTCCGAAGGAAAGCAGGCTGTCAGTACTATGCT cctcACTTAGACCAAACTGGCAACTGGCCTTGGACTAGTCCTAGCAACGGAGGAATAGGGGATGTGCGATACCGATACTGCCTGACCACCCTGACTGTGCCCCAGCGGTGCATCGGATTTGCACGAAGACGGGTTGGGCGCGGTGGAAG GGTCTTACTGGACAGAGCGCACTCAGACTACGACGGCGTGTTTCGCCATCTGGATCTGGACATGCTTTCCTCACCACAACATTCTCCAGTCAATCAGTCTGCCAATACCTCAGAAACAAATACCTCGGACAAATGTTTCTCTAAAGACCTCAGTCAGATACTCGTCAATATCAAATCATGTAGATGGCGGCATTTTAGGCCTCGGACACCATCCCTACATGACAGTGACAATGATGAACTCTCCTGTCGAAAACTGTATAGGAGTGTAAATCGAACAGGCACAGCACAACCCGGGACCCAGACATGCAGTACCTCTACGCAAAGCAAAAGCAGCAGCGGTTCAGCACACTTTG CATTTACAGCCGAACAATACCAGCAACATCAACAGCAGCTGGCACTCATGCAGAAACAGCAGCTTGCACAAATTCAGCAACAGCAAGCAACGAGTAATTCCTCCACCACCATGCCACAG AACCTTGCATCTAACCAGCAGAAAAGTGGCTTTCGCCTGAATCCACATCATAGCCACTCTATACAGGGTTTAGAAACAACATTACAG GGTTTTGTGTCCAAGACTTTGGATTCTGCTAGTGCTCAATTTGCTGCTTCTGCTTTGGTGACATCGGAACAACTGATGGGATTCAAGATGAAGGAGGATGTGGTGCTTGGAATTGGGGTGAACGGCGTCCTTCCAGCCTCAG GAGTGTACAAGGGCTTACACCTCAGTAGTACTACACCCACAGCACTTGTCCACACGAGTCCGTCGACGGCAGGGCCGGCTTTGCTGCAGCCTGCAAGTGTGACCCAGACTGCGGGTTCCCACAGTGCGCCGGGTCACCCGGCGACCGCTGCCAACTCCGCCACAACTCAGGTTCTGATTGGGAACAACATTCGATTGACTGTACCTTCATCAGTTGCCACTGTAAACTCTATCACCCCCATAAATGCACGACACATACCTAGGACTTTAAGTGCTGTCCCATCGTCTGCCTTAAAGCTGGCTGCTGCAGCAAACTGTCAAGTCTCCAAGGTCCCGTCGTCATCCTCTGCAGATGCCGTGCCACG ggAAAATCACGACTCAGAAAAGCCAGCACTAAACAACATAGCAGACAACACAGTGGCGATGGAGGTGACGTAG